The following are encoded together in the Adhaeribacter arboris genome:
- a CDS encoding serine/threonine protein kinase, with protein MVKYRLANSISIINPADSPEDSDLPVEYQHGNYILMDDAREKEFLINETVKYFIDKFNSPKTQAEVLQEVALDVQSDVKQIEKKCTAFFKFLCKRKIVVPEDWEEPIASSEPYFKIGDAMGDWQISEIIADKKYMDIYLALHKTKLIQCVIKLLNVRKIADEGRYSDELLDLKHEYSMLQRCQHIPFIGQAYAFSESDPEGAYIVLEYIKGKPLSKFLKQTENITESDCYSISKDILQGFALLHETNLIHGDIHPSNIMVDEDRNVKIIDLGLSIEVNIEQDELVKFGGVIYYMPPERINISSVTKFSREPDFYSDVYQLGLILYYIFYRKEPFDGFIWEELSTNIKKSTVEYPTLSFLNFPVPAKIIQIIAKCLQKKPIKRYANAAALLNDFKKVVFETPAFTS; from the coding sequence ATGGTAAAGTACCGATTAGCCAATAGTATAAGTATTATTAATCCTGCTGATTCTCCGGAGGATAGCGACCTGCCGGTAGAATATCAGCATGGCAATTACATCCTGATGGATGATGCCCGGGAAAAAGAGTTCTTAATTAATGAAACGGTAAAATACTTTATCGATAAGTTTAATTCTCCTAAAACCCAAGCCGAAGTATTGCAGGAGGTTGCCTTAGATGTGCAAAGTGATGTAAAGCAAATTGAAAAGAAATGCACGGCATTTTTTAAGTTTTTGTGCAAAAGAAAGATTGTGGTTCCCGAGGATTGGGAAGAACCGATTGCCAGCAGCGAACCTTATTTTAAAATAGGGGACGCCATGGGAGACTGGCAAATTTCCGAGATAATCGCCGATAAAAAGTACATGGATATATACCTAGCCCTTCATAAAACCAAGCTTATCCAATGTGTAATTAAGTTGCTGAACGTAAGGAAAATAGCGGATGAAGGAAGGTATTCGGATGAGTTATTGGACTTAAAGCACGAATATAGCATGCTGCAGCGATGCCAGCACATACCTTTTATCGGGCAGGCTTATGCTTTCTCCGAATCTGACCCGGAAGGAGCATATATCGTTCTGGAATATATTAAGGGAAAACCTTTATCTAAGTTTTTAAAGCAAACCGAAAATATAACCGAATCCGACTGCTATTCTATTAGTAAGGATATACTGCAGGGTTTTGCCTTATTACACGAAACAAACCTCATTCACGGCGATATTCATCCTTCTAATATTATGGTGGATGAAGACCGGAACGTGAAAATTATTGACTTAGGTCTATCTATTGAGGTAAATATAGAACAAGACGAATTAGTGAAATTTGGTGGCGTAATTTATTACATGCCGCCGGAGCGAATTAATATTTCGAGTGTAACTAAGTTTTCCAGAGAACCAGATTTTTATTCGGATGTGTACCAATTGGGTCTTATTCTCTATTATATTTTTTATAGAAAAGAGCCATTCGATGGGTTTATCTGGGAAGAACTCTCCACAAATATTAAAAAAAGCACAGTAGAATATCCGACTCTTTCCTTCTTGAATTTTCCGGTACCGGCAAAAATTATTCAAATAATAGCTAAATGCCTGCAAAAGAAACCAATAAAACGGTATGCTAATGCCGCAGCTCTGTTGAATGATTTTAAAAAGGTGGTATTCGAAACTCCTGCTTTCACTTCTTAA